The Cloacibacillus sp. genome has a window encoding:
- a CDS encoding V-type ATP synthase subunit A: MTTPNAVTGYIEKISGPLVIAGGMAGACMFDVVKVGNAGLVGEIIELKEDKASVQVYEETSGLAPGEPVVSTGEPLSVELAPGLIEEFFDGIQRPLEAIEQKAESPYILRGISVPAVSRTHKWPFEPWLKEGDEVGPGDFIGSVKETVLVEHKIMVPHRVSGKIKEIKGGEFTVDETVAVVVDAKGREHELKLLQRWPVRRPRPVVKRLPPEVPLTTGQRVVDTFFPIARGGTACVPGPFGSGKTVIQHQLAKWADAEIVVYIGCGERGNEMTDVLLEFPELEDPRSGQPLMKRTLLIANTSNMPVAAREASIYTGITIAEYFRDMGYSVALMADSTSRWAEALREMSGRLEEMPGEEGYPAYLGTRLASFYERAGRAICFGKDGREGAVSVIGAVSPPGGDLSEPVTQNTLRVTKVFWGLDAQLAYQRHFPAINWLNSYSLYAQKLGEYWDGFYDGEWSVYRTEAMALLEDEDKLKEIVRLVGVDALSKEERMVLETSKSIREDFLHQNSFHEIDTYASMDKQFKMLRNILTFHQLGMQVLTRGGSLRSVIELSIRDEIARMRYVEETDIAKLDELETKIKAELGKLLAMGGEHDEVA; encoded by the coding sequence TTGACCACACCCAACGCCGTTACTGGGTACATCGAAAAGATATCCGGCCCGCTTGTAATTGCAGGCGGTATGGCCGGCGCCTGTATGTTCGATGTCGTTAAAGTTGGCAACGCGGGCCTTGTCGGCGAGATAATAGAACTCAAGGAAGACAAGGCGTCCGTTCAGGTCTATGAGGAAACATCCGGGCTGGCTCCGGGAGAACCCGTCGTCAGCACCGGTGAGCCGCTCAGCGTTGAGCTTGCGCCGGGACTCATAGAGGAATTCTTCGACGGGATACAGCGTCCCCTCGAAGCGATAGAACAAAAGGCTGAAAGCCCCTATATCCTGAGAGGTATCAGCGTTCCCGCCGTGAGCCGTACGCATAAGTGGCCCTTTGAGCCCTGGCTCAAGGAAGGCGACGAAGTAGGCCCTGGGGACTTCATCGGCTCCGTTAAGGAGACGGTGCTTGTCGAGCACAAAATAATGGTCCCGCACCGCGTCAGCGGCAAAATAAAAGAGATAAAGGGCGGCGAGTTTACCGTCGACGAGACGGTCGCGGTCGTCGTGGACGCCAAGGGCAGGGAGCATGAGCTCAAGCTGCTCCAGCGCTGGCCCGTCCGCCGCCCGCGCCCCGTCGTTAAGCGTCTCCCCCCGGAGGTCCCCCTTACGACCGGACAGCGCGTCGTAGACACCTTCTTCCCGATCGCGCGCGGCGGCACCGCCTGCGTCCCCGGACCATTCGGCTCCGGAAAGACGGTCATCCAGCACCAGCTCGCGAAGTGGGCCGACGCGGAAATAGTCGTCTATATCGGCTGTGGTGAGCGCGGGAACGAGATGACCGACGTTCTTCTCGAATTCCCTGAACTTGAAGACCCCCGTTCGGGACAGCCGCTTATGAAGAGGACGCTGCTTATCGCGAATACATCTAACATGCCGGTCGCCGCCCGTGAGGCCTCTATCTATACCGGTATCACGATCGCGGAGTATTTCCGCGACATGGGTTATTCCGTGGCCCTCATGGCCGACTCCACCTCACGTTGGGCCGAGGCTCTCCGCGAGATGTCCGGCCGCCTTGAGGAAATGCCCGGTGAAGAGGGATACCCCGCCTACCTCGGTACGCGTCTTGCCTCCTTCTACGAAAGGGCCGGTCGTGCGATCTGCTTCGGCAAAGACGGCCGCGAGGGCGCGGTCTCCGTTATCGGAGCCGTTTCGCCTCCCGGCGGCGACCTTTCCGAGCCGGTAACGCAGAACACCCTCCGCGTCACCAAGGTATTCTGGGGCCTTGACGCGCAGCTCGCCTACCAGCGCCACTTCCCGGCGATCAACTGGCTTAACAGCTACTCGCTCTACGCGCAGAAGCTCGGCGAATACTGGGACGGCTTCTACGACGGAGAGTGGAGCGTCTACCGCACAGAGGCGATGGCCCTGCTCGAAGACGAAGACAAACTCAAAGAGATCGTCCGTCTCGTCGGCGTCGACGCCCTCTCGAAAGAAGAGCGCATGGTGCTCGAAACCTCTAAGTCAATTCGTGAGGACTTCCTCCACCAGAACTCCTTCCACGAGATAGACACCTACGCGTCGATGGACAAGCAGTTCAAGATGCTGCGCAATATCCTAACCTTCCATCAGCTGGGAATGCAGGTGCTGACGCGCGGCGGTTCGCTGCGTTCCGTCATCGAGCTTTCGATACGCGACGAGATCGCGCGTATGCGTTATGTGGAAGAGACGGATATCGCGAAACTCGACGAACTTGAGACAAAGATAAAAGCCGAACTTGGCAAACTGCTTGCAATGGGAGGTGAGCACGATGAGGTTGCCTGA
- a CDS encoding V-type ATP synthase subunit B, whose amino-acid sequence MRLPEKYRTISNLSGPLMMVNKVQDVSYDELAEITLGDGEHRRGRVLEIDQDRALVQVYEGSSGIDVNSTEIRFLGDVLKLPVSKDMLGRIFNGRGDPIDGGAAIIPEAYLDVNGNPMNPFSRDFPSEFIQTGVSTIDGMNPLVRGQKLPIFSGSGMPHNKMAAQIARQATVISGHSDFAVVFAAMGITFEEASFFMEDFRKTGALERTVMYVNLADDPAIERISTPRLALTAAEYLAFEKGMHVLVILTDLTNYCEALREISAARKEVPGRRGYPGYLYTDLATMYERAGRLRGKKGSITQIPILTMPEDDKTHPIPDLTGYITEGQIILARTLHRKGIYPPVDVMPSLSRLKDKGIGKGKTREDHADLMNQLFAAYSRGKEAKELAVILGEGALSEEDKAFAKFADQFEDRYVRQGEYENRTIEDTLLLGWELLTIVPVRELKRVRDEYIEKYLKPLVAAQEDLEQLAKP is encoded by the coding sequence ATGAGGTTGCCTGAGAAATATAGAACCATATCCAACCTTTCGGGCCCGCTTATGATGGTCAACAAGGTGCAGGATGTAAGCTATGACGAACTTGCCGAGATCACCCTTGGTGACGGGGAACACCGCCGCGGACGCGTGCTCGAAATAGATCAGGACAGGGCTCTCGTTCAGGTCTACGAGGGAAGCAGCGGCATCGACGTCAATTCGACGGAGATCCGCTTCCTCGGAGACGTCCTTAAACTTCCCGTCTCGAAAGACATGCTCGGGCGTATATTCAACGGACGCGGAGATCCCATCGACGGCGGCGCCGCGATCATTCCCGAGGCCTATCTTGACGTCAACGGAAACCCGATGAACCCCTTCTCGCGTGACTTCCCCTCGGAATTCATTCAGACGGGAGTCTCGACGATAGACGGTATGAACCCGCTCGTCCGCGGACAGAAGCTGCCCATATTCTCGGGAAGCGGTATGCCGCACAATAAAATGGCGGCGCAGATCGCGCGTCAGGCGACGGTCATCAGCGGACACTCCGACTTCGCCGTCGTCTTCGCCGCGATGGGCATCACCTTTGAAGAGGCCTCCTTCTTCATGGAGGACTTCCGTAAGACCGGCGCTCTTGAGCGTACCGTCATGTACGTCAATCTCGCGGACGACCCCGCGATCGAGCGTATCTCCACGCCCCGTCTCGCGCTGACCGCCGCGGAGTACCTCGCCTTTGAAAAGGGAATGCACGTCCTCGTCATCCTCACCGACCTTACGAACTACTGCGAAGCTCTGCGAGAGATCTCGGCGGCGCGTAAGGAAGTTCCCGGACGCCGCGGCTACCCCGGATACCTCTACACGGACCTTGCGACCATGTACGAGCGCGCCGGACGCCTTCGCGGCAAAAAGGGCTCGATCACGCAGATACCGATCCTCACGATGCCTGAAGACGACAAGACTCACCCGATCCCCGACCTTACGGGATACATAACGGAGGGACAGATCATCCTTGCCCGTACTCTGCACCGCAAGGGCATCTATCCGCCGGTCGACGTCATGCCTTCGCTTTCGCGTCTTAAGGACAAGGGAATCGGCAAGGGCAAGACACGCGAGGACCACGCGGACCTCATGAACCAGCTTTTCGCCGCCTACTCGCGCGGTAAAGAAGCTAAAGAACTTGCCGTCATCCTCGGCGAAGGCGCGCTTTCCGAAGAGGACAAGGCCTTCGCTAAGTTCGCCGACCAGTTTGAAGACCGCTATGTGCGTCAGGGCGAATACGAGAACCGTACCATCGAAGATACGCTGCTTCTCGGATGGGAGCTTCTCACCATCGTCCCCGTCCGCGAATTGAAGCGTGTGAGAGACGAATACATAGAGAAATATCTGAAGCCGCTCGTCGCCGCGCAAGAGGATCTCGAACAGCTGGCAAAGCCGTAG
- a CDS encoding V-type ATP synthase subunit D, which yields MAKALNVNPNRMELSRLKRLLVVAKRGHKLLKDKQDALVKEFLVRARAVYELRKEVERELNDCYGGFLMARAQTLPQMLEQTLMAAGGDLRVEIEYKNVMSVRVPVYVLPEQRAELNYGLATSPGSLDVALEKFLKVMPKLVHLAAEEKAVRSMALEIERTRRRVNALEHVMIPSYTEAIRSISMKLEEMERSTLSRLMVIKEIVRNH from the coding sequence ATGGCAAAGGCGCTTAATGTCAACCCCAATAGAATGGAGCTCTCGAGGCTCAAAAGGCTGCTCGTCGTCGCCAAGAGGGGACACAAGCTTCTCAAGGACAAGCAGGACGCGCTCGTAAAGGAATTTCTTGTCCGCGCGCGAGCCGTCTACGAGCTGCGCAAAGAGGTAGAGAGAGAGCTCAACGACTGCTACGGAGGCTTTCTCATGGCCCGCGCGCAGACGCTGCCGCAGATGCTGGAGCAGACGCTGATGGCCGCCGGCGGCGACCTGCGGGTCGAGATCGAGTACAAAAATGTGATGAGCGTGCGCGTTCCCGTATATGTGCTTCCCGAACAGCGCGCGGAGCTTAACTATGGTCTCGCGACCTCGCCGGGCAGCCTCGACGTGGCACTTGAGAAGTTCCTCAAAGTAATGCCGAAGCTCGTCCACCTTGCGGCGGAGGAGAAGGCGGTGCGCTCGATGGCCCTCGAGATCGAGAGGACGCGGCGCAGGGTCAACGCCCTGGAGCACGTCATGATCCCCTCCTACACCGAGGCGATCCGCTCCATCTCCATGAAGCTCGAAGAGATGGAACGCTCGACGCTGAGCAGGCTGATGGTTATCAAGGAGATCGTCAGGAACCACTAA
- a CDS encoding aldo/keto reductase: MEYIDFGKTGMRVSRFGLGCMRLPEELSEAVGIVRCAIDSGVNYLDTAYIYPGSEEIVGKALTGGYRDKTYLVTKCPVIHVSKYEDMEKFLDEELLRLKTDYVDIYMLHNLSPGVWKKVKDLDGFKFLEEMQKKGKILHKGFSIHNTFEAFKEAVDLYNWDMAQIQLNILDEKPQAGGTEGLKYAASRGLPVTIMEPLRGGSLISDLSPEARALIEDFPVKRSLAEWAFRWLYNKPEVSVILSGVSTMEQLKDNLRIFEDTAAGVMTEAEEELITKLRETFEMQKRIGCTDCKYCLPCPKTVLIPSVFSYYNKYMLTGDESLKEAYRAGQRKADKCVSCHLCEKHCPQGLKIAELLKEAHAVLEG, from the coding sequence ATGGAATATATCGATTTTGGCAAAACTGGAATGAGGGTGTCGCGCTTTGGCCTCGGCTGCATGAGGCTGCCGGAGGAGCTGTCCGAGGCGGTCGGCATCGTCCGCTGCGCCATCGACAGCGGCGTAAATTATCTTGATACGGCTTATATTTATCCGGGAAGCGAGGAGATCGTCGGTAAAGCTCTTACGGGTGGTTACCGTGACAAGACTTACCTGGTGACGAAATGTCCCGTGATCCATGTCAGCAAATACGAAGATATGGAAAAATTCCTCGACGAGGAGCTGCTGCGCCTCAAGACCGATTACGTGGACATCTACATGCTGCACAACCTCAGCCCCGGAGTCTGGAAAAAAGTTAAGGATCTGGATGGCTTCAAGTTCCTTGAGGAGATGCAGAAGAAGGGCAAAATACTGCACAAGGGTTTTTCTATCCACAATACATTTGAGGCCTTCAAAGAGGCCGTAGACCTGTATAACTGGGATATGGCGCAGATACAGCTCAATATCCTTGACGAAAAACCGCAGGCCGGCGGCACCGAAGGGCTGAAATACGCCGCCTCGCGCGGACTGCCGGTCACGATAATGGAGCCGCTGCGCGGAGGTTCGCTGATCTCCGACCTTTCGCCGGAGGCCAGGGCGCTGATTGAAGACTTTCCAGTCAAACGTTCGCTTGCCGAATGGGCCTTCCGCTGGCTTTACAACAAGCCGGAGGTCTCCGTCATCCTCAGCGGCGTTTCGACTATGGAGCAGCTCAAGGATAACCTGCGCATATTCGAGGATACCGCCGCCGGGGTGATGACGGAGGCGGAAGAGGAGCTGATCACGAAGCTGCGCGAGACCTTTGAGATGCAGAAGCGGATCGGCTGCACGGACTGCAAATACTGTCTGCCCTGTCCAAAGACGGTGCTCATCCCGAGCGTCTTTTCCTATTACAACAAATACATGCTGACCGGGGACGAATCGCTCAAAGAGGCTTACCGTGCGGGACAGAGAAAGGCCGATAAATGCGTTTCCTGCCACCTCTGTGAAAAGCACTGCCCGCAGGGGCTGAAGATTGCGGAGCTGCTCAAAGAGGCCCACGCGGTACTCGAGGGATAA
- a CDS encoding sensor domain-containing diguanylate cyclase — MFDYKGGVSVKAGDTRYAVSLGVRVGFIFLLSLLTIIFVAYYILSENFHNQLTDYTVKLIQAMVNQGVETVEHQLETEQRYAVFLADSLNLTASGGASVKFPAVSSGRGELRFLYVTKEGTTASDGRRRDVRTRGDIRAAFGGKTSVYGPYFNEENEFVVCYSAPVRRGENVVGVLSIEKDGYLFCKLIKNIRFVDSGESYIINADGTDIAVSDPNHIDWVNSQYNAVKLLTEHEEPVTRSVMELESKGLAGESGVGTYYWKGSICYVVYAPIPAMHWVLLAGLREVEIASMTQSALYSAISNGPALSICFVIFILLSGLIVYWIISSMKKNAEINEKLEIIANHDSLTGLLNRRFLETNLLDSWKYPIRVSGQAAVFMMDIDDFKRYNDAFGHQYGDRCLCRVAGLFKNAFNGYDAAVMRYGGEEFLTVVFSVDREAALELGDNICRLVENDMIPNGSDGVVTVSVGICYVVTTLDMPLYSCIRIADEALYMAKKGGKNRTELLSPSSEITAPL; from the coding sequence ATGTTCGATTATAAAGGTGGAGTCAGCGTGAAGGCTGGAGATACCAGATATGCCGTATCTTTGGGGGTACGTGTCGGGTTTATATTTCTATTGTCGCTTCTGACCATAATATTTGTAGCCTATTATATACTTTCTGAAAATTTTCACAATCAGCTGACAGATTATACGGTCAAACTTATACAGGCAATGGTCAATCAGGGTGTGGAGACCGTAGAGCATCAGCTGGAAACAGAACAGAGATATGCCGTTTTTTTGGCGGACTCTCTTAATCTAACCGCTTCTGGCGGGGCGAGCGTCAAGTTCCCCGCGGTCTCTTCTGGACGCGGCGAGCTACGTTTTCTCTATGTCACAAAAGAAGGGACGACTGCGTCGGACGGACGCCGGCGCGACGTCAGAACACGCGGGGATATACGTGCGGCCTTTGGCGGCAAAACCTCAGTCTACGGCCCTTATTTTAATGAAGAAAATGAATTCGTGGTCTGCTATTCTGCTCCCGTGAGGCGTGGAGAAAATGTCGTCGGTGTGTTAAGTATTGAGAAGGACGGCTATCTTTTCTGTAAACTGATAAAAAATATCCGCTTCGTTGACTCTGGAGAGTCATATATCATTAATGCCGATGGGACCGATATAGCTGTCAGCGACCCGAACCATATCGACTGGGTAAATTCCCAATATAACGCAGTGAAATTGTTGACGGAACATGAGGAACCAGTTACACGCTCGGTGATGGAACTGGAGAGCAAGGGACTTGCCGGCGAATCAGGAGTGGGCACCTATTACTGGAAGGGAAGCATCTGCTATGTGGTCTACGCGCCAATTCCTGCCATGCACTGGGTGCTGCTGGCGGGGCTGCGTGAGGTGGAGATCGCCAGTATGACGCAGTCCGCCCTCTATTCCGCGATTTCAAACGGTCCGGCGCTTAGTATATGCTTTGTTATTTTTATTCTGCTAAGCGGATTGATTGTATATTGGATTATTTCTAGTATGAAAAAGAATGCCGAGATTAACGAGAAGCTGGAAATTATTGCCAATCACGATTCACTCACAGGTCTTTTGAACCGGCGTTTTCTTGAAACAAATCTTTTGGATTCGTGGAAATACCCCATACGTGTTTCTGGGCAGGCGGCTGTCTTTATGATGGATATAGACGATTTTAAGAGATATAACGACGCTTTTGGACACCAGTATGGTGACCGTTGTCTCTGTCGGGTGGCAGGCCTTTTTAAAAACGCCTTTAACGGGTATGACGCGGCTGTGATGCGATATGGCGGCGAAGAATTTCTTACCGTTGTATTTTCTGTAGATAGAGAAGCGGCGCTGGAACTTGGAGATAATATCTGCCGGTTGGTAGAGAACGATATGATTCCCAACGGTTCTGATGGCGTAGTTACCGTCAGTGTTGGTATCTGCTACGTGGTTACGACGCTTGACATGCCGTTGTATAGTTGTATTCGGATAGCCGACGAGGCCCTATACATGGCGAAGAAGGGCGGGAAAAACAGGACGGAACTTCTATCCCCAAGCTCTGAGATTACCGCGCCGCTGTGA
- a CDS encoding diguanylate cyclase, with product MGKVNSLDQINKHFGYMMIRYVDQDINVYSARGATSLASREYMQRLFTTGKVQVTDSFAAGADGVTLNYTVAVPLYWNGRISGSIFCAIYFEEIQRLLVGASRRSGVEATMLGSRNQMMSVTDKLRYGNSYLDYLGKFKLFGNTKNKIEADLLGGKDGGFWALRLPNLYYSLYSPVENTSWSIIVTTDFWTVYWSQLMGDIPAVIIFILSFILFAWLVSRYMRSQRMTVDSLIQSVQMLERKLYLDENPHNLDFNEVLQLTGNGLSDSLTGVVTRSVFVSQVNGRLKNLVGSEDVAAFCFIDLDDLKKLNDTYGHRAGDLALKNIGYILREYEKKFDGLTGRYGGDEFVMLLTGLKNVDELRRVLGELASRLHFPLAEFGEDIMIHCSIGVALYKSGAELDYLVSSADQALYYVKQHGKGTYHIYSKENFREI from the coding sequence ATGGGCAAAGTGAACAGCCTGGACCAAATCAACAAACATTTCGGCTATATGATGATCCGTTATGTGGACCAGGATATAAACGTATATTCCGCCAGGGGAGCCACCAGCCTGGCCAGCCGCGAATACATGCAGCGGCTGTTCACAACCGGCAAAGTACAGGTGACGGACAGTTTCGCCGCCGGAGCCGACGGTGTGACGCTCAATTATACCGTGGCGGTCCCGCTCTACTGGAACGGAAGAATCTCCGGCAGTATCTTCTGCGCGATTTATTTTGAAGAGATACAGAGGCTGCTGGTCGGCGCGTCCCGAAGAAGCGGAGTCGAAGCGACAATGCTGGGTTCGCGTAATCAGATGATGTCTGTCACCGACAAATTACGTTACGGGAACAGCTATCTGGACTATCTGGGAAAATTTAAGCTCTTTGGCAATACTAAGAATAAGATCGAGGCGGATCTGCTGGGGGGAAAAGACGGCGGGTTCTGGGCTCTGCGCCTGCCCAACCTCTATTACTCACTATACTCTCCAGTGGAAAATACTTCCTGGAGTATCATCGTGACGACAGATTTCTGGACTGTCTACTGGTCGCAGCTGATGGGCGATATACCGGCCGTTATTATCTTCATTCTGTCTTTCATCCTCTTTGCCTGGCTTGTAAGCCGCTACATGCGCTCTCAGCGAATGACCGTCGATTCGCTGATCCAGTCGGTACAGATGCTTGAGAGAAAGCTGTATTTAGATGAAAATCCGCATAACCTCGATTTTAATGAGGTGCTGCAGCTGACGGGCAACGGCCTCTCCGACAGCCTTACAGGCGTAGTCACGCGCTCCGTCTTTGTCAGCCAGGTCAACGGGCGTTTGAAAAACCTTGTCGGCAGCGAAGATGTCGCGGCCTTCTGTTTTATAGATCTGGACGATTTGAAAAAACTCAACGATACTTACGGACATAGAGCTGGAGACCTCGCACTCAAAAATATCGGCTATATCCTGCGTGAATATGAAAAGAAATTTGACGGGCTGACCGGACGTTACGGCGGCGATGAATTCGTCATGCTGCTGACCGGCTTGAAAAATGTTGACGAACTGCGCCGCGTGCTGGGCGAGCTGGCGTCTCGTCTGCATTTTCCGCTGGCGGAATTCGGCGAAGACATTATGATCCATTGCAGCATCGGCGTAGCGCTGTACAAAAGCGGGGCGGAGCTCGACTATCTGGTCAGCAGCGCGGACCAGGCGCTCTACTATGTAAAACAACATGGAAAGGGCACATATCACATCTACTCGAAGGAGAATTTCCGTGAGATATGA